A single region of the Legionella oakridgensis ATCC 33761 = DSM 21215 genome encodes:
- a CDS encoding ProQ/FinO family protein, translating to MAATFPSAFDNTRQIRPLKVGIMNDILVHAEEAATAGISRGKLREAVVIFTRRIDYLASIKARETRVDLHGSPVGQVTEEEAERAATKIKKMVEKSAKNARKNLIGKSVPNHFKMTSSLSYHSESELMSYSEQFPALSAQSAFSPPAKSAPVMVKHKSARPYDPEAVARLKEKLGLSRKKEPVE from the coding sequence TTGGCTGCTACGTTCCCGAGTGCTTTTGATAATACCAGGCAGATAAGGCCACTAAAAGTAGGGATTATGAATGATATTTTAGTTCATGCAGAAGAAGCAGCTACTGCGGGAATTTCCAGAGGAAAGTTGCGGGAAGCTGTTGTTATTTTTACTCGACGCATTGATTATTTGGCATCAATAAAAGCACGTGAAACGCGTGTTGATTTACACGGGAGTCCAGTTGGGCAAGTGACGGAAGAAGAAGCGGAAAGAGCCGCGACAAAAATCAAAAAAATGGTAGAAAAAAGCGCCAAAAACGCGCGTAAAAATCTGATTGGTAAATCGGTTCCCAACCACTTTAAAATGACGAGCTCGCTTAGTTATCACTCAGAATCAGAATTAATGTCTTATTCAGAACAGTTTCCTGCACTCTCAGCGCAAAGTGCATTTTCACCACCAGCTAAATCAGCGCCGGTGATGGTTAAACATAAATCTGCTCGACCTTATGATCCGGAAGCAGTTGCTCGATTGAAGGAAAAATTAGGGTTATCGCGAAAAAAAGAGCCGGTTGAGTAA
- the pyk gene encoding pyruvate kinase: MQRRRTKIVATIGPASHAPEILRAMLLAGVDVLRINFSHATKEFAQTIKLARTLAAELHRPLAIMADLQGPKIRIGRFKNNTIILVEKQTFTLSCASDAKLGDETGVSVAYPNLCNELTVNDHLLLDDGLIELMVTAIRAPYIDCIVIEGGVLSNNKGINRKGGGLAAGALTDKDKEDMAAAIAAKVDYITLSFVKDANDIRTARQILTNLGASQIPIIAKIERTEALGCLTDIILEADAVMVARGDLGVEIGAAEVPAIQKRIIEQTRQLNKIVITATQMMESMITHPQPTRAEVSDVANAILDGTDAVMLSAETASGQYPVKVIQMVDKICLSAEKHAAFFYQTESDSCRYPRADQAIAMATMHVANHFPIKAIVALTESGATAIWMSRHYSTVPIYAISDNEDTVRKLSLVNNVFPLFYDYREIASKNINQQIITYLLKKNLVEENTFLLLTRGNVIGKPGGTNCMEIIRAK, encoded by the coding sequence ATGCAACGTCGTCGCACTAAAATTGTCGCCACCATAGGCCCTGCCAGTCATGCACCGGAAATATTACGAGCCATGCTTCTGGCGGGCGTGGATGTATTGCGCATTAATTTTTCTCACGCTACCAAAGAGTTTGCTCAAACCATTAAACTGGCACGCACGCTTGCAGCTGAGCTTCATCGCCCACTAGCCATCATGGCCGATTTGCAAGGTCCTAAAATTCGTATAGGGCGTTTTAAAAATAACACCATTATCTTGGTGGAAAAACAAACCTTTACCCTGTCATGCGCAAGCGATGCCAAATTGGGCGATGAAACTGGCGTGTCCGTTGCCTATCCCAATTTATGCAACGAATTAACCGTTAATGATCATTTATTGCTGGATGACGGTTTAATTGAATTGATGGTGACGGCTATCAGAGCACCTTACATCGATTGCATCGTCATTGAAGGCGGTGTATTGAGCAATAATAAAGGCATTAACCGCAAAGGCGGAGGTTTAGCTGCCGGGGCGCTCACGGATAAAGACAAGGAAGATATGGCTGCAGCAATCGCTGCTAAAGTGGATTATATCACGTTGTCTTTTGTAAAAGATGCTAATGATATCCGCACCGCGCGGCAAATTTTAACGAATTTGGGTGCATCACAGATACCAATCATTGCAAAAATTGAGCGAACCGAAGCATTAGGCTGTTTAACCGACATCATTCTGGAAGCAGATGCCGTGATGGTTGCCCGCGGCGACCTAGGGGTAGAAATTGGCGCGGCGGAAGTACCCGCCATTCAAAAACGCATCATTGAGCAAACCCGGCAATTAAATAAAATTGTCATTACTGCAACTCAAATGATGGAATCGATGATTACTCATCCACAACCTACACGTGCCGAAGTATCGGACGTAGCAAATGCCATTCTCGATGGCACAGACGCAGTCATGCTATCTGCAGAGACAGCCAGTGGACAATATCCGGTAAAAGTCATCCAAATGGTTGATAAAATTTGTCTGAGTGCGGAAAAGCACGCAGCTTTTTTTTATCAAACAGAAAGCGACTCATGTCGCTATCCACGAGCCGATCAAGCCATTGCGATGGCAACAATGCATGTCGCCAACCATTTCCCGATTAAAGCCATTGTTGCACTAACCGAATCCGGAGCAACCGCCATCTGGATGTCGCGTCATTATAGTACAGTCCCCATTTATGCCATCTCAGATAATGAAGACACGGTAAGGAAATTAAGCCTGGTCAATAACGTTTTTCCTTTATTTTATGATTATCGCGAGATAGCCAGCAAAAACATTAATCAGCAAATAATTACTTATCTGCTGAAAAAAAATCTGGTTGAAGAAAATACCTTTTTATTACTGACGCGGGGTAATGTGATAGGCAAGCCTGGCGGTACGAATTGCATGGAAATCATACGCGCCAAGTAA
- a CDS encoding phosphoglycerate kinase, producing MNLIKMSDLDLHDKRVLIREDLNVPIKEGIITSDQRLQAALPTLRMALEKGAAVIVLSHLGRPEEGKFETRFSLEPIAEYLASHLDYPVHFSNHYLDGVEVKPGELIVCENVRFNPGEKANDEILAKKLAALCDVFVMDAFGTAHREQASTYGVAQYAPIAAAGPLLVRELEALQHVLEAPEKPIVAIVGGAKISSKLSLLKQMVTLVDVLIPGGGIANTFLKAQGHEIGVSLYEPGLLDEARAVLALAAEKGCQIPLPVDAVVGKSFSDSCPAFNKALSNVATDDMIMDIGPNTITQYIDFLDAAKTIIWNGPVGVFEFPQFAYGTRALAIAIANSEAFSIAGGGDTLAAIDQYDLTDQISYISTGGGAFLEYLEGRPLPAVVILEKRAKNATSSH from the coding sequence ATGAACCTTATTAAAATGAGTGATCTTGATTTACATGACAAACGTGTCTTGATTCGAGAAGACTTAAACGTACCCATTAAAGAAGGGATAATCACCAGCGATCAGCGTCTGCAAGCTGCATTACCCACCTTGCGTATGGCCTTGGAGAAAGGTGCTGCAGTGATTGTACTTTCCCATCTGGGTCGTCCCGAAGAAGGTAAATTTGAGACTCGTTTCTCTCTGGAACCAATTGCTGAATATTTAGCTTCCCACCTTGATTATCCCGTGCATTTTTCCAACCATTATCTGGACGGCGTTGAGGTCAAACCAGGTGAACTCATAGTATGTGAAAATGTACGCTTTAATCCAGGTGAAAAAGCCAATGATGAAATCTTGGCTAAAAAACTTGCTGCTTTATGTGATGTGTTCGTCATGGATGCCTTCGGTACTGCTCATCGCGAGCAAGCGTCGACTTATGGCGTCGCTCAATACGCCCCAATTGCCGCTGCCGGACCACTCTTGGTTCGTGAGCTTGAAGCCTTGCAGCACGTGCTTGAAGCACCGGAAAAACCAATTGTGGCCATCGTCGGTGGCGCAAAAATCTCCTCTAAATTATCGCTTCTTAAACAAATGGTAACCCTGGTGGATGTTTTAATTCCTGGGGGAGGCATCGCTAATACGTTTCTCAAGGCACAAGGTCATGAAATTGGCGTTTCCCTGTATGAACCAGGGCTGCTTGATGAAGCGCGCGCCGTATTGGCGCTTGCTGCAGAAAAAGGATGTCAAATTCCCCTGCCTGTTGATGCCGTGGTTGGAAAATCATTTAGCGATAGCTGTCCGGCTTTTAATAAAGCATTATCTAATGTTGCAACAGACGACATGATTATGGATATTGGTCCCAATACCATCACTCAATATATTGATTTTCTTGATGCCGCCAAAACCATTATATGGAATGGTCCTGTTGGAGTATTTGAATTTCCGCAATTTGCTTATGGTACTCGTGCATTAGCCATTGCCATAGCAAACAGCGAAGCATTTAGCATCGCCGGTGGCGGAGATACATTGGCAGCCATTGACCAATATGATCTGACAGATCAGATTTCTTATATCTCTACTGGAGGTGGGGCATTTCTGGAATACCTTGAAGGCCGGCCACTGCCTGCAGTCGTCATTTTGGAAAAACGAGCCAAGAATGCAACGTCGTCGCACTAA
- the gap gene encoding type I glyceraldehyde-3-phosphate dehydrogenase, protein MTIRIAINGYGRIGRCILRSIFEYERQHDFNVVVINDLSGIDITAHLTRYDSTHGRFPKKVEIDGEYLVIDGHRILVTAERRPEALPWKTLDVDLVLECTGHFTTHEAAMQHITAGAKKVLISAPGKNADTTIVYGVNHHTLQASDIVVSNASCTTNCLAPVVKPLHDALGIEYGLLNTVHAYTKDQMLLDGSHPDLHRARAAAHSIIPTKTGAASAVGLVLPELAGRLDGFAMRVPTLNVSAIDLTFTTKRPTSVDEVNDIMRKAKSDILHINEEPLVSCDFNHHPASAIFDTTQTKVLGHLVKIVAWYDNEWGFSNRMLDTAYHMMNL, encoded by the coding sequence ATGACAATACGCATTGCAATTAATGGTTATGGCCGCATCGGCCGTTGTATTTTACGATCAATTTTTGAATACGAACGTCAACATGATTTTAATGTCGTCGTCATCAATGATTTGTCAGGCATTGATATTACCGCCCATTTAACCCGCTACGATTCAACGCACGGTCGTTTTCCAAAAAAAGTCGAAATAGATGGAGAATACCTCGTTATCGATGGCCATCGTATTCTTGTCACAGCTGAACGCCGTCCGGAAGCATTACCATGGAAAACGTTAGACGTTGATCTCGTTCTAGAATGCACAGGACATTTCACCACGCATGAAGCGGCCATGCAACACATCACCGCAGGCGCAAAAAAAGTGCTGATTTCAGCACCTGGAAAAAATGCTGACACGACGATTGTCTATGGCGTCAACCATCATACGCTTCAGGCTTCTGACATCGTCGTATCCAATGCCTCTTGCACCACCAATTGCCTGGCACCCGTCGTTAAACCGCTCCATGATGCCTTGGGAATCGAATATGGCTTATTAAATACCGTTCATGCTTATACCAAAGATCAAATGCTTCTTGACGGCAGCCACCCGGATTTACACCGCGCACGTGCCGCAGCCCATTCCATCATCCCGACAAAAACTGGTGCAGCTTCTGCCGTTGGTCTGGTGTTGCCTGAATTGGCCGGCAGATTAGATGGATTTGCCATGCGTGTACCAACGCTGAATGTGTCTGCCATTGATTTAACATTTACAACAAAACGCCCTACTTCTGTCGATGAAGTCAATGACATCATGCGGAAAGCAAAAAGTGACATATTACACATTAATGAAGAGCCTCTAGTTTCTTGTGATTTTAATCATCACCCAGCATCCGCAATCTTTGACACCACCCAAACAAAAGTCCTAGGCCACTTAGTCAAGATTGTTGCCTGGTATGACAACGAGTGGGGATTTTCTAATCGTATGCTGGATACGGCTTATCACATGATGAACCTTTAA
- the tkt gene encoding transketolase codes for MSSIKELSLAIRFLSIDAVEKAQSGHPGMPLGMADIATVLWKKFYKHNPKNPHWFNRDRFVLSNGHGSMLLYSLLHLTGYNLSLDELKNFRQLHSKTPGHPECTETPGVETTTGPLGQGLANAVGMAIAEKILATQFNDEETTLVDHFTYAFAGDGCMMEGISHEACSLAGTLGLGKLIVFYDDNGISIDGKVDPWFTDDTAARFRAYHWHVIDAVDGHDYAAIEQAISAARQETTKPTLIICKTIIGYGSNAAGSEKVHGAPLGSEDIQQLRERFHWPHPPFVIPDALYARWNHVEQGVQDEQRWLKDCHHYQHRRPKDYHEFLRRINGDLPDHWPTDANVFIQHCQENNKDVATRKASQQCLEHYAALLPELLGGSADLTGSNNTNWSGSKAITHDHFNGNYLYYGVREFAMSAIMNGIALHGGFIPYGGTFLVFSDYARNAVRLSALMKQRVIYVYTHDSIGLGEDGPTHQPIEHAAMLRMTPDLDVWRPADLTETAVAWQQAIERHNGPSCLLLSRQNLPPLGHSAQQLTQIQRGGYILKDCQSLPDIILIATGSEMQIAVAAASLLEEQGIRMRVVSMPCAERFLLQETTYQEQVLPKTVRKRIAIEAAATAYWYRFVGLDGIVIGLDRFGTSAPAQKAYNYLGITVEQTVAAAQSLLTRSS; via the coding sequence ATGAGTTCAATCAAAGAATTATCTCTTGCCATCCGCTTTCTAAGCATCGATGCTGTTGAAAAAGCCCAATCTGGCCACCCAGGTATGCCCTTAGGTATGGCCGACATCGCCACGGTATTATGGAAAAAATTCTATAAACATAACCCTAAAAATCCACATTGGTTTAATCGCGACCGTTTTGTTCTATCGAATGGTCATGGCTCCATGTTGCTTTATTCGCTGCTGCACTTGACCGGTTATAATTTAAGCTTGGATGAATTAAAAAATTTTCGTCAACTGCATTCCAAAACGCCCGGACATCCAGAATGCACGGAAACGCCTGGCGTGGAAACGACTACAGGCCCGCTAGGCCAGGGGCTTGCCAATGCGGTTGGCATGGCCATTGCTGAAAAAATCCTTGCCACCCAATTTAATGATGAAGAAACCACTCTGGTGGATCATTTTACTTATGCATTTGCTGGCGATGGTTGCATGATGGAAGGCATTTCTCATGAAGCCTGTTCTCTTGCGGGCACGCTCGGGCTTGGCAAATTAATTGTCTTTTATGATGACAATGGCATTTCCATTGATGGCAAAGTCGACCCTTGGTTTACCGATGATACGGCCGCCCGCTTCAGAGCCTATCATTGGCATGTGATTGATGCTGTTGATGGGCATGATTACGCAGCCATTGAGCAAGCAATCTCTGCGGCTCGCCAGGAAACCACCAAACCAACGCTCATTATCTGCAAAACCATCATTGGCTATGGTTCCAATGCAGCAGGCAGTGAGAAAGTCCATGGCGCGCCATTAGGAAGTGAAGACATTCAGCAGCTAAGAGAACGCTTCCATTGGCCACATCCACCATTTGTTATCCCTGATGCGCTCTATGCTCGTTGGAATCATGTTGAGCAAGGTGTGCAAGATGAGCAACGCTGGCTCAAGGATTGCCATCATTATCAACACCGACGCCCCAAGGATTACCATGAGTTTTTACGGCGAATCAACGGTGATTTACCCGACCATTGGCCAACCGATGCCAACGTATTTATCCAACACTGTCAGGAAAACAATAAAGACGTCGCAACTCGCAAGGCATCCCAGCAATGTCTGGAACATTATGCAGCTTTACTGCCGGAACTTTTAGGAGGCTCTGCTGATCTTACGGGCTCCAACAACACCAATTGGTCAGGCAGCAAAGCCATTACCCACGATCATTTTAACGGCAATTATCTTTATTATGGCGTGCGCGAATTTGCCATGTCAGCCATTATGAATGGCATTGCCTTGCATGGTGGTTTTATTCCTTATGGCGGGACATTTTTAGTGTTTAGCGATTACGCCCGCAATGCAGTACGTTTAAGCGCGTTAATGAAGCAACGGGTGATTTATGTGTATACCCACGACTCCATCGGATTAGGTGAAGATGGACCGACGCATCAACCCATTGAACATGCCGCTATGTTACGCATGACTCCGGATCTTGACGTATGGCGTCCGGCGGATCTGACAGAAACTGCCGTAGCTTGGCAACAAGCCATTGAACGTCACAATGGCCCCTCATGCCTGCTGTTATCACGACAAAATTTGCCTCCCTTAGGCCATTCTGCTCAGCAACTTACTCAAATTCAACGCGGCGGTTATATTCTTAAGGATTGCCAATCTTTACCCGATATCATCCTGATTGCTACTGGTTCAGAAATGCAAATAGCCGTGGCTGCTGCAAGTTTACTCGAAGAACAAGGGATACGGATGCGAGTCGTGTCCATGCCATGCGCTGAACGTTTTCTGTTGCAAGAAACCACTTATCAAGAGCAGGTACTGCCAAAAACCGTACGCAAACGAATAGCCATTGAAGCGGCTGCCACAGCATACTGGTATCGTTTTGTCGGTCTTGATGGAATCGTGATAGGTCTGGATCGCTTCGGCACCTCAGCACCTGCACAAAAAGCCTATAATTATTTAGGAATCACAGTAGAACAAACGGTAGCTGCAGCGCAGTCTTTACTGACAAGATCGAGTTAA
- a CDS encoding M3 family metallopeptidase translates to MSTISLPQFTDIDLKHFVERLDALLNANLQQISSLLSQNNSFTWDNLMQPLEDMEDALERFWSPVAHLHAVVNSPALRDCYQACLPKLSSYEATIGHNQRLYEAVKSLDRNILNDAQTKIVEDALRDFELSGVALSAEKKQRFEAIQTRLSELSNQFENNVLDASQAYQLHVTDASRLTGLPEHALHHARVLAEEKKLDGWVLNLEIPCYLAVVTYANDRALREEIYQAYVTRASDQGPNAGQFDNTAVMNELLALRHEKAQLLGFANYAELSLATKMAKSCKQVTDFLWDLSHRAYEQAKREFKDLQEFAKEHYAIDAMQPWDIAYMSEKKKQKLHAISEEELRPFFPLPKVMEGLFTIVNKLYGMSIQEVKGVDTWHPDVRCYEIKDAEHNTRGYLYADLFARSQKRGGAWMDSCQSRRKLADGSIQRPIATLTCNFAKPAANQVACLSHDEVLTLFHEFGHCLHHLLTQVDYLSVSGIHGVEWDAVELPSQFFENWCWEEPALQLLTSHRDTGEALPKDMLARLLAAKNFQSAMMMMRQLEFSIFDFRIHQEYVSNQPEFIASILADVRRNISVVPVVPYNRFQHSFAHIFGGGYAAGYYSYKWAEVLSSDAFARFEEEGIFNETTGRDFLRCILEVGGARNAEDAYQSFRGRPATVDALLRHNGIE, encoded by the coding sequence ATGTCCACTATATCTTTACCCCAATTTACTGATATTGATCTTAAACATTTTGTTGAACGGCTTGATGCGCTCTTAAATGCTAATTTACAGCAGATTTCCAGTCTATTGTCTCAAAACAATTCATTTACTTGGGATAATCTCATGCAGCCTTTAGAAGACATGGAGGATGCGCTTGAGCGTTTCTGGTCCCCTGTAGCGCATTTGCATGCTGTGGTTAATTCGCCCGCTTTACGGGACTGTTACCAGGCGTGTTTGCCTAAATTGTCCTCTTATGAAGCGACCATCGGTCATAATCAACGCTTATACGAAGCGGTCAAATCTTTAGACAGGAACATTTTAAACGACGCCCAGACTAAAATTGTGGAAGATGCATTGCGTGATTTTGAATTGTCTGGTGTGGCACTGTCTGCTGAAAAAAAACAGCGGTTTGAAGCAATTCAGACACGTTTATCGGAATTATCCAACCAATTTGAAAACAATGTTCTTGATGCAAGCCAGGCTTACCAGCTGCATGTCACCGACGCTTCTCGTTTGACTGGTTTGCCAGAACATGCCTTGCATCATGCGCGTGTATTGGCTGAAGAAAAGAAATTGGATGGTTGGGTGCTTAATCTCGAAATTCCTTGCTATCTTGCTGTGGTTACTTATGCCAATGATCGCGCGTTGCGCGAAGAAATTTATCAGGCTTATGTAACCAGGGCCTCCGATCAAGGTCCTAACGCAGGACAATTTGATAATACCGCAGTCATGAACGAGTTGCTGGCGTTACGCCATGAAAAAGCCCAGTTGCTTGGGTTTGCGAATTATGCGGAATTATCGTTGGCTACCAAAATGGCAAAATCGTGCAAGCAGGTGACGGATTTCTTATGGGATTTAAGTCATCGTGCTTACGAACAAGCCAAAAGAGAGTTTAAGGATTTGCAGGAATTTGCTAAAGAGCATTATGCAATCGATGCTATGCAACCATGGGACATTGCTTACATGTCCGAGAAGAAAAAACAAAAACTGCATGCGATTTCTGAAGAAGAGTTGCGTCCTTTTTTTCCACTGCCCAAGGTGATGGAAGGATTGTTTACCATTGTAAATAAATTATATGGCATGAGCATTCAAGAGGTTAAAGGCGTTGATACTTGGCATCCGGATGTACGTTGTTATGAAATCAAAGATGCTGAACATAACACCCGTGGTTATCTGTATGCCGATTTGTTTGCCCGTTCGCAAAAACGCGGCGGGGCCTGGATGGATTCTTGCCAAAGCCGACGTAAACTTGCAGATGGCAGTATTCAGCGGCCAATTGCAACCTTGACTTGTAATTTTGCTAAACCTGCGGCAAATCAAGTGGCTTGCTTGTCGCATGATGAAGTATTGACGCTGTTTCATGAATTTGGTCATTGTTTGCATCATCTGTTGACACAAGTCGATTACTTGAGTGTTTCCGGCATCCATGGAGTGGAATGGGACGCGGTCGAGTTACCCAGTCAATTTTTTGAAAACTGGTGTTGGGAAGAGCCAGCGTTGCAACTATTAACGTCGCATCGTGATACAGGAGAGGCTTTGCCGAAAGACATGCTTGCAAGGTTGTTGGCTGCAAAAAATTTTCAATCCGCCATGATGATGATGCGTCAGCTTGAATTTTCTATTTTTGATTTTCGTATTCATCAGGAGTACGTGAGTAATCAACCAGAGTTTATTGCTTCAATCCTTGCAGACGTTCGTCGGAATATTTCCGTGGTTCCAGTTGTGCCTTACAATCGGTTTCAGCATAGTTTTGCCCATATTTTTGGTGGCGGGTATGCGGCCGGATACTACAGTTATAAATGGGCTGAAGTGCTGTCCAGCGATGCTTTTGCACGGTTTGAAGAAGAAGGGATTTTTAATGAAACCACGGGACGTGATTTTCTTCGTTGTATCCTTGAAGTGGGGGGTGCACGAAACGCAGAAGACGCTTACCAATCCTTCCGAGGACGGCCGGCTACTGTCGATGCTTTATTAAGGCATAATGGCATTGAATAA
- a CDS encoding glutathione peroxidase, with protein sequence MPTDLYDIPMTTINGESTTLQPYQGQVMLIVNVASRCGFTKQYAELESLYQDYRQRGFVVLGFPCNQFREQEPGGNEEIKAFAESCFRVTFPLFGKCDVKGPKQAPLYAYLASHIEKKPWIFIPWNFTKILVDQHGRVLRRYPPTTSFKTIRNALDTLLTKQ encoded by the coding sequence ATGCCAACAGACCTTTATGATATTCCGATGACAACCATCAACGGAGAATCCACAACATTGCAACCTTATCAGGGGCAGGTAATGCTCATTGTGAATGTGGCTAGCCGTTGCGGATTTACCAAGCAATACGCTGAGCTTGAATCCTTGTATCAGGACTATCGTCAGCGTGGTTTTGTGGTGTTGGGGTTTCCCTGCAATCAATTTCGTGAGCAGGAGCCTGGTGGCAATGAAGAAATCAAGGCGTTTGCGGAAAGTTGCTTTAGGGTTACGTTTCCTTTATTTGGCAAGTGTGATGTCAAAGGACCAAAGCAAGCGCCTTTATACGCTTATCTTGCTAGCCACATCGAGAAAAAGCCATGGATATTTATTCCTTGGAATTTCACTAAAATTTTGGTTGATCAACATGGCCGGGTTTTAAGACGCTACCCGCCAACCACGTCCTTTAAAACCATCCGCAATGCCTTGGATACATTGTTAACCAAACAATGA
- a CDS encoding LicD family protein — translation MVAFYFLKDDAMTKQGHSVEQHSAATAQQDGRLRQAQLKMLNMLEVVDTICQKHGLDYWLEGGTLLGAIRHQGFIPWDDDLDISMPRASYEAFLRLAPQEIPEHMWLQTPHTDPGYFNFCVPLKIRDRNSRFIETHETGKEPYQQGIFIDVFVYDSMPVDVRLRKRYKFMAKKILRLMRHKYTSLVMGHNPWLYTAVGRFIPKKVLDNKLQAIIQQANGSNSPFYGYGYDCSNSNIVSYDDIYPLRRTKFETGEFNIINKAEIILTQLYGDDYMTLPPEHQRVMQHCQELIVSLDGAVA, via the coding sequence ATGGTTGCTTTCTATTTTCTTAAAGACGATGCTATGACGAAGCAAGGACATTCAGTCGAACAACATTCAGCCGCCACGGCACAGCAGGACGGTCGTTTACGACAAGCGCAACTTAAAATGTTAAACATGCTTGAAGTGGTTGATACTATTTGCCAAAAACATGGGCTGGACTATTGGCTGGAAGGTGGCACGTTGCTGGGCGCTATTCGCCATCAGGGCTTTATTCCCTGGGATGATGACCTCGATATATCCATGCCACGTGCCAGCTATGAAGCATTTCTTCGTTTGGCACCACAAGAAATTCCAGAGCATATGTGGCTGCAAACCCCCCACACCGATCCCGGTTATTTTAATTTTTGTGTTCCTCTTAAAATCCGCGATCGCAATAGCCGTTTTATTGAAACGCATGAGACAGGAAAAGAACCCTATCAGCAAGGGATTTTTATTGATGTGTTTGTGTATGATTCCATGCCAGTTGATGTGCGCTTGCGCAAGCGTTATAAATTCATGGCTAAAAAAATTCTGCGGCTGATGCGTCATAAATACACGTCTTTGGTGATGGGACATAACCCCTGGCTATATACGGCTGTGGGGCGTTTTATTCCTAAAAAAGTTCTCGATAATAAATTACAAGCCATCATTCAACAGGCCAATGGTAGCAATAGTCCTTTTTATGGCTACGGCTATGATTGCAGCAATAGCAATATCGTTTCTTACGACGATATTTATCCTTTGCGACGAACGAAGTTTGAAACGGGAGAATTTAATATTATCAATAAGGCCGAGATTATTTTGACGCAATTGTACGGCGACGATTACATGACGTTGCCTCCGGAGCATCAACGAGTGATGCAACATTGTCAGGAATTAATAGTAAGCCTCGATGGAGCAGTCGCATGA
- a CDS encoding HAD hydrolase-like protein: MNIKLIIFDLDGVLVDTREHHFVALNRALAEVDERFIISQEDHLQLFDGLSTQRKLNLLTQERGLDSSLHQRIWQKNKS, encoded by the coding sequence ATGAATATTAAGCTTATTATTTTTGATTTGGATGGTGTGTTGGTTGATACACGCGAGCATCATTTTGTTGCTTTAAATCGCGCCTTGGCTGAAGTGGATGAACGATTTATCATTTCGCAAGAAGACCATTTGCAGTTGTTTGACGGCTTAAGCACCCAGCGTAAATTGAATTTGCTTACGCAAGAGCGTGGCCTGGACAGCAGCTTGCACCAACGTATTTGGCAAAAAAACAAGAGCTAA